ttatagcttgatattttaaatagtaacaATCATGTACATTGAATGTAATAAGCGTACGACATGAGTGAACTTACACATACGGGAATGTATATCGAATGAGAAACGTGGAAACGATTATTGTTCTGTGACAGTCTGCTTCGCCAAATGTCGCTTTCTTTCATGGTATACTTTCGAGACAACCTTTGATGTGCTGCCAAGCTTGCAGACTCTgtgacaataaaaaagaataatattataatcaagaaaaaaagcgAAAGATATCCAAGCAGAACGATAGATCAAATAAAAtggcattaaaataaatcatgactaaagtaaaattcaaaaagtgAATTTTAAGAATCATTCATTTTGTTATGCTCAGGAATACACTGTAAagcgttaaatttaatattatctataaatatacCGACCTTCCTAGCTAGTTTAAATTGCAGAACACAGTAAGCTGCCAAGGTCTCTTTCAAATCTATGACTTTTTGATGTTGGAACCTCTCGATATCCATTATGGCTTTAATAGAGAAAGACCTATATAGcgattaatcaaaattattaatgtttgtccagaaatatttattaattaaaacaatgtttAGAAACacgattttactttaaatcttCGTCCATTTGCTTTACAGTTTCGTCGTGTTGCGCAATTCGCTGTTCCAGCTGGAGAATCTTCAATTCACGAACCTCCTCGGTGTCCACAGAACCAAATAAGCGTGACATCAAACCAGATTTACCTTAAAAACAAAGTGtattatttcacatattatatatatatatatatattcaattatcgTTATATTTTGAGCATAGTTATTCTAATACatagaataaatttcaaaagtttttggtcctgaaagatagaaaaaaataataaaataaaataagtttttttttctttatttattataattaccttttatttcaaatatttttttgaatataataaataatttttactgctgaaaatatattataaaattttgtcctTGAAATAGTTTAATGCGGTAATCATTCCTTTAGCATATGCcatagatacatttttttcgaacaaattagattttagtatttcaaaaataaaaaataattatactagaAGCTAACAATGAGTCAAAACAATCTGTCTTAAACAttttgagataaaaatttcgaatattttgtaataataaaaaaataaatttattgttaaaaaaaaacgtattaaaataaaggatagttaataaattaaaaaattaaaatagtttattttaatacatttttatagttgcCCCCAGAAACTTTAAAGTCTTaccattttgtataattttatctttctattttataacaattcaaacgttatattttgaatacaattattttaactgtaataatataaataaaaataaaaagacataaaaaccataataaaatacaactaTTTTTACgtcattaattgatttttactttACTCAAAGTTtggaacaaaaaattaattttttattctactaAGAGaaacattgtaaatttttatctctaaaataattaatactaaaattatttttcataattaataaatttttttcacgtaaactttaatttaaaaaataaaaaattatgactaaattaaataataaaaataatctttgtgGATtccttaaaacaatttttaagaataaaaatttaaaatgttttgtaataatataaaagaattaattcattgttttggaaaatatataaataaataataattgtactaaaaaataaaaacagttaatttattttatcatttttaaacatatttttaaccgGGAAACTTTTAGAGCTTACCTTGCATGACTTTGTCCTTCTGTTCGAACGTAGCAGTCAAGGCGTCATGCGCTTCATCCTTAGCCAATTGCAAGGCTTCTCTGCGTCTAACTACAGCTTGCAATGCCGATGCACCGAACAGCCACTCTTTTAGTTGATCGGCTATGAGCTCTTCCTCCTCGAGAGTGGTATCTATTGTCGCCGCTAATGAGTCCAAGTAGTGCCCCGATTTCTAAGAAAACAAGCTGTAATGCGGTGTTTTGCAAACATAaagcggttttttttttatttattaagttgCTTTACTTGCTCTATTTTGaacattaatgaataaaagtaATGTTTTTTGCTTATCGGTACTCGACATATTACGATGTTACTTTTACAACAAGAAATACCTGTAATTCATCACCCATTCCTTTCTCTATGGCGCTCCATTCGCTGAAGACACGCCCATAATTTGCATGCAACTTATATAGATTGTGTTGTTTTTCAACAAGCCGTGCACGTACTCGCAGGAGATTGCATAAAttattctgtaaaaataattattttatagaatattgattatagaatacaatacttttatcataattaagaCATGAatacacaaagaaaaagattacaattaatatagtctatttaataattattattttatatattataaacaagaaattacatttttgctttTCCATCAGGGAATGTTTTCCATTTTAACTTTTCCaagtcaaaaatttaaaattcatatatttttgaagaaaactttttaaataaaagttgtataatATGGTTTCATGACGCTTCTAATTATTCTGTACAAAACTATTATTAGGACaaagttatagaaaaaataatatttacgaaatattttatgttttattatacatcACATTTTtcgacataaaatataaaacatattgtaaattattaatttttcaatcactttattttaatatttttatatacagaaaaaagttaaaaagttatattatgaaaaaaattttataattaaattttataaaatgccCTGGCGATAACCTTAAAaagtagattttttaaattttatcattacagatataattataatttaaaatactttcttttaaaaattacggattttgagatattaactggtaatattataaagtaaaacatCCGGTACACAAAAaaccatatacatataatttaattatatttacagaatCTGATAAACTTCAGGAAAATACtgtatctttaatattatgatagtGTAAAAAAAGAGTATAATTGTTTTAGTCACATAATAGTCacataatataacattaaaatataatatttaaaaaaactaacttTTGGTTTAaagattgttattttttatctgatattttttcctttcaactcatgaaaattataataagttgaatagaaaattataataaaaattgtaatgatTGAATAATgagaacatatttttcttgataaaattatataaaatttctatatgtaagTAAATTCAACtttaactttttgaaaataaggatattattaaatagaatgtttttttttttttaatatgagcaaaacaaattttcaaacttgtcataaaaaaggtagaaattttcttatagtagaaagtaaaatatgtaatttaaagataatattttgattagtATACCTGCAGTTCaattccataattttttatagtttcaaATCGTTTGTCCGGTTTTCTCAGTCGTACTGCAACACTAAGCGCTTTCAGTTTCGATTCAGCGATTTGCAAATAccctaataaataattaatataattatctaagccattttttaaactataaatttttattttcaataattcttttGATTATGCGTAGAGTTACCTGTTTCTTTAACACTTTCTCTCCAACCATCCTTCAACTGAAGAAACCCCATAAAATGTTCGTCGCGCGAAAGTATGGGATGTGATGCAACTCTTATAAGAAAATTCTGtacacagaaatatttttagtggctcttttaatatacattatttattatattattttttaatacatttggtattttctaatttctgGAAGTTAAGTTTATGTAATTGTTTCAGTGATTTGCCActgaataagtaaaaattccTATTctccaaagaaaaaaaatttaaatcaacatgtgtttgattaaaaaaattttttgataaaagtaaacaaaacTCCTAATTATtgcaatcaaatattttagtatgcaacaagaatatttaagtaaaataattataatttaagaaactgGTCAATGTTTTCCGATTAGATCAAGAAAATGTCTGCTTATATATTAAACTCTGTGTTTGATGGTAGTACTGCTTTAAGCAGTTTataactctctctctcccccctctctctcccccctctctccccccccccctctctctctctctctctctctctctctctctctctatatatatatatatatatatatatatatatatatatatatatatatatatatatatatatatatatatacacacacatatatatataggaaaAGGTGGTAATATAGTCAtccatttacattttacacagagagaaagattctttacaattaataaacagttttgttcgactatttcaaagtatatatttctttggttttaataaattttaaacagatttctttagatttaatgaaatttactagaaacaaagaaatatatgctttggaatagtagaacaaaacaatttattaaattcaaagaaatctttctctctgtgtatataataattttgttaataattaatattttaaattgaaacttaacggttatattcattaaaatgttgtttattagattttagattcaatattctcaaatatttattatatcacatattatttataaaaatgtaacgacaTTGTATAATGGGTTGATGAGAAAAGGGGATGGTAATATGGccactacaaaaataaatgtaaaaaattggctttgtttaaaaaagtcacaatattttgttacaaagttgtatatatttgtataaaaaaattatttggttaaaaaaaactgtagcATAATTGTGAAGAGAGATAAAGGTAGGTagacttatatttaataaaggtAAAATTTTTAGGTTTATACGTAATTTCTTCCTTCTATCGcgataataatttgtacatgTCATGAATTATTAGTTAACAGTAGAATGACAATGGATAcatcaaagaatttttttgatatagaAATGATCATTACCAGTACGCTTAGGTGgctatattaacaaaattctaTGTCATTGTTTAACTTTGTATAACTCGAAATGTGTACAGccgaataaaaagttaaataacaaaaaaatattcaagtgTACATTTATTTGGATGGTAATgtgtttaagtttaaaaagaaggaagtacgtttaattaaattataaattgtaccTTAAAAAAGTTTCGAAATTCTCAAAAGCCTTATAATAATCGTTgctattatgtattattacattaacacCACTTCATAAGGCTACTAAACAAATGATTCCATAAGTAATTACTAGAATTTGTCAACTAATAACAGAGATAATACGAGTgactatattatttacaatggCCATAATaccaccctctctctctctctctctctctctctctctctctctctctctctctctctctctttctatatatatatatatatatatatatatcttttctaaAAGGTGCATGTATTTATATAGCAGTACGCAGCACTAACATTAGACACGGAgttcaatttttcattaaaaaaaaaaaaaaacatacagaATTGAATGAAAAGCACATTATGAGATTTTTCATCTATATTCTAATAAAGCGATTTCTCTTGCGAGTtctcaaaattgaatttgaatattaatccAAATGAGATATATATCttgatattacaattttgtacaaaaattaatttgagaatttttgtaagaattttaatttgtttattttcaaaaagatatattagttaatttttacaaatattcaattaatgtaattaaattttctttcagtGTGGCCAGAATTTGAACACAAGTCCCAAAATTTTTCtagttattttaatgaaaattatcagTCATTGATATTTCTATGACGTTGTATCCATATTTCCGATTAATAtagttaattctttttttaattcgtagaaataaattttaactttcagTAAAATGGCAAATCACAAACAATTGAATAAGctcaatttttactattttatagtaGTTTCACTCtacaagatttaaaaagtaacattgCAGATGCAAGTCAGAAGGTATACCTCGAGTCCAGCTCTTCTGCGATCAACAAAGTCGGGATCAAATGTGTCAGTGGTTACTTTTTGCCATGCGTAAAGAACCTTTTTTTCTGGTAACGGCGGCAACACGATGTAGGGATAAGAAATCTCCAGATAAGCACGAAGCAACTCGAACTCGGTATATCGCCGCCATAACGAACTTATCCTAGTTAGCGCGTTTTTAAAATCTGGGTCGGTGACTCtgcaaaaagaaacaaagGAATCTTACATGTAAATAACTCCGATAACAGTATTTCCTAAGTGAGACTTGTATTAGTTCGATTTGAACTCCGTTATGCGCGATTCGTATCTTTACTATCTTACTCACTTAGTTTCAATGAGGTATACCGTGTAGAATTCTCTTAAATTAAGTGCTCTATTTGCTCTCTTCTCAGCCTCCACTATTGAGATCTCCATATGGTCGAGCAGGCAGTCCTAGTACAGAAAATAAAGAGATACATTGCGGCGTAACatatattctttttgaacaatttattCCAATTTGAAAGATATTGTTGCTTTGTTAATTGTCTACTTCCTTATCACGGAATGTCGCGATTTTGGCGAAGACAAACATTAGTACAGTGCGCAACAGCTGTGCTCGGAAACTCACAcaacatatatacaaaacacgAGGGGATTGAGGGGAGAATAGAATGCGAGTCACTGACATCAATTGAGAGACGCTGCGCAGTGCTCCGATGATTACTGCGCGATACACATTCGCCCCGTTTGCAACTCAATTAGAATTAGATCGATCAATCTCGGCGTCATTTCTACGTCCGTCTAATCCGATGAGCGCGCGGTCGTAGAcgttttttccaaaattccGGAGTTGGAGCACAACTCCGTTTGATGTGCGAGCGTGACGCCGAAAGGCGGACTATATACGTGATGTCGATGAGAATTCTGACTTATCGATTTGCCACGGATGAATACGTATGCGAAAAACAAGGCTTCTTACCTCTTTCCGTGTCTCCACAGCGGTCATGTTTGCGTTGGCCTCTCTCTGATAATTACCGTTTTGAAAGACCTCTTCCATGATTCCGTTACGTCTGGACGTTGCCTGCGACTACCTACGGACCCAGCCAGCGGGACTTCGATTTGATTCTTCGCATCACGTCGGGTCGCTACCAACGTCGACCTGCTACCACCACCGGTCGTATCGACACTGCCGCGCCGCAGGGCTGTAAGGCGAGTTGTAACATGCTGCGCATAATCCGACAGTCCAACCGGTCTCAGATACGGACGTTACAAAACTCACATCAGTATCGTGAGACTTTAACACTTGTAAACTTGTTGGAAAAACATAGAAATTAACgatattgaaagaaatttatctAATGATTTTCACAATCCAATACGCTGtcagaaatgttttatattagcaagcaaaatttttaattactgatATCAAAAAGCTATTTGTTCGTATATGATCAATTAAAACGTTATAATTCTGTTACCGacataaattcattaaattcagtttgtttaaaaatacaaagtaGCTTTGCATAATGTACAGAGacctaaaaaatataatactttgtaagaataatataaatttataaaagtatttattaaaataaatttgttttctacAAATTTCTTTCagcaaaatctaaattttttgtttacagtATAACAATTCGTAtaactacatatatatatatatatatatatatatatatataatttatattgcatattatatGGAAC
Above is a window of Monomorium pharaonis isolate MP-MQ-018 chromosome 10, ASM1337386v2, whole genome shotgun sequence DNA encoding:
- the LOC105840172 gene encoding sorting nexin-4 → MEEVFQNGNYQREANANMTAVETRKEDCLLDHMEISIVEAEKRANRALNLREFYTVYLIETKVTDPDFKNALTRISSLWRRYTEFELLRAYLEISYPYIVLPPLPEKKVLYAWQKVTTDTFDPDFVDRRRAGLENFLIRVASHPILSRDEHFMGFLQLKDGWRESVKETGYLQIAESKLKALSVAVRLRKPDKRFETIKNYGIELQNNLCNLLRVRARLVEKQHNLYKLHANYGRVFSEWSAIEKGMGDELQKSGHYLDSLAATIDTTLEEEELIADQLKEWLFGASALQAVVRRREALQLAKDEAHDALTATFEQKDKVMQGKSGLMSRLFGSVDTEEVRELKILQLEQRIAQHDETVKQMDEDLKSFSIKAIMDIERFQHQKVIDLKETLAAYCVLQFKLARKSLQAWQHIKGCLESIP